The Cetobacterium somerae genome includes a region encoding these proteins:
- a CDS encoding replication initiation protein: MEKLELYKPNQLIEIEGQPLTTQGVLAYNFLLHKFQQEKSDKIIINLSEIFEALEISDKYEDLSIYLDSLLNIKIRSFDKKGKLWGGFNLLSEFKKVDNGVFIAIPPTIYSALCGTEKEKELYYTTLKLLEQKSFKCVYTSVFYELFKKYEKINIPNFLLDDLKKITGTINKYSEYKDFKRYVLNKSLKEINKFDNKYEYSFEEKRLGKKVNEIKFIRADKNIIDVAEPQISDKLLNSIEKAKKNRFVDDSYSQKAMEKLLQKYDEKDIIKALGELYKYNSEIKSFSKILTAKIEDIKNSKMAKIKENQGYTLGREEVETPLKIDIIEPKKSEEIEPLDKLLEKLPIKISKTDYEDLYNAYLKQIGEQHNPYLRKAFDLANLNRFKIGE; encoded by the coding sequence ATGGAAAAATTAGAATTATATAAACCAAATCAATTAATCGAGATAGAAGGGCAACCTTTAACAACACAAGGGGTACTCGCTTACAATTTTTTATTACATAAATTTCAACAAGAAAAATCTGATAAAATAATTATTAATTTATCAGAAATCTTTGAGGCCTTGGAAATTTCTGATAAATATGAGGATTTATCAATATATTTAGATAGTTTATTAAATATAAAAATTAGAAGTTTTGACAAAAAAGGCAAATTATGGGGCGGGTTTAATCTATTATCTGAATTTAAAAAAGTTGATAATGGAGTATTTATAGCTATTCCTCCGACAATCTATTCAGCTCTTTGTGGAACTGAAAAAGAAAAAGAATTATATTATACAACTCTAAAATTATTAGAGCAAAAATCTTTTAAATGTGTCTACACTTCTGTTTTTTATGAATTATTTAAAAAATATGAAAAAATTAATATTCCAAATTTTTTATTAGATGACTTAAAAAAAATAACTGGAACTATAAATAAATATTCTGAATACAAGGATTTTAAAAGATATGTTTTAAATAAATCTTTAAAAGAAATTAATAAATTTGATAATAAATATGAGTATTCATTTGAAGAAAAAAGATTAGGAAAAAAAGTTAATGAAATTAAATTTATTAGAGCCGATAAAAATATAATTGATGTTGCAGAACCTCAAATATCAGATAAATTATTAAATTCAATAGAAAAGGCTAAAAAAAATAGATTTGTTGATGATTCCTATTCTCAAAAAGCTATGGAAAAGTTACTTCAAAAATATGATGAAAAAGATATAATTAAAGCTCTTGGAGAACTTTATAAATATAATTCAGAAATTAAAAGTTTTTCTAAAATTCTAACTGCTAAAATCGAAGATATTAAAAATTCAAAAATGGCTAAAATCAAGGAAAATCAAGGGTATACATTAGGTCGAGAAGAAGTTGAAACACCCCTTAAAATCGATATTATAGAGCCAAAAAAATCTGAAGAGATTGAGCCATTAGACAAACTCTTGGAAAAGTTACCAATAAAAATATCTAAAACAGATTATGAGGATTTGTACAATGCGTATCTTAAGCAAATAGGAGAACAACACAACCCTTATTTAAGAAAAGCTTTTGATTTGGCTAATTTAAATCGATTTAAAATAGGAGAATAA